From Fundulus heteroclitus isolate FHET01 chromosome 5, MU-UCD_Fhet_4.1, whole genome shotgun sequence, a single genomic window includes:
- the LOC105928273 gene encoding immune-associated nucleotide-binding protein 9, producing the protein MAAEDFSLLSAWMEMFGNDMSSLAKQSSISSAGKKSVPSSTTIRMVLLGRTGSGKSSTASSILGRKVLDLKLSNPSISQRCHRATGEFRGRQLLILDTPGVLDAHRTLQEVQRELRRSVSLLFPGPHAFLIVVQISRFTQEEKEAVRHIKEAMGSHALSFSVVVFTHGDRLEEGTSAKHCLIDQCEEMAELVAGCGGRYCVFNNQNLHNKEQVSELVALVEGMMQDNGESCYNSRMLQKAEDDLAHQLEEERKLAGSDEQQKQKQDSALKEWYERELEMVQQKSKKEMEELRTKLELEKEREKLAKDREKALRQEIERKRSQEVVRLTEMEKRKREAIQERLDKVTKMLEEQIQREETMGRSMEEKIQKDKAENERKERERELQQIQMEQVLRQTEEMERHALQGELDKLCQRLEELSRKEEERKRQMHDVLRREREESQRELELQMEHLKAEKRRTEAFKRELKFLKIKIEQQKQCEERLKKLLDENLLKERENCDKEISSLKRLCGQKCAEMLEKRSAETPFRARSVVGYVQEMGLLGLNAALEKVGTPCCIQ; encoded by the exons ATGGCTGCAGAGGATTTCTCTCTCCTCAGTGCGTGGATGGAAATGTTCGGCAACGACATGTCGTCTCTCGCTAAGCAGTCTTCCATCAGCAGTGCTG GCAAGAAGTCTGTTCCTTCCTCCACAACCATCAGAATGGTTCTACTGGGGAGGACGGGAAGCGGCAAAAGCTCCACCGCCAGCTCCATCCTCGGCCGGAAGGTCTTGGACCTGAAGCTCAGCAATCCCTCCATCAGCCAGCGCTGCCACAGGGCCACGGGAGAATTTCGTGGTCGACAGCTGCTGATCCTTGACACCCCCGGCGTGCTGGACGCTCATCGGACTCTGCAGGAGGTGCAACGGGAACTGAGGAGGAGCGTTAGCCTGCTCTTCCCCGGACCGCACGCTTTCCTGATCGTCGTCCAGATTTCAAGATTCACCCAAGAGGAGAAGGAGGCGGTGCGGCACATCAAGGAGGCCATGGGCTCCCACGCTTTGAGCTTCTCCGTGGTGGTTTTTACCCACGGAGACCGTCTCGAGGAGGGGACCTCCGCGAAGCACTGCCTGATAGACCAGTGTGAGGAGATGGCCGAGCTGGTGGCTGGATGCGGGGGCAGGTACTGCGTCTTCAACAACCAGAACCTTCACAACAAGGAGCAAGTCTCCGAGCTTGTCGCTTTGGTGGAGGGCATGATGCAGGATAACGGGGAGAGTTGCTACAACAGCAGGATGCTTCAGAAAGCAGAGGACGACCTGGCTcatcagctggaggaggagaggaagctCGCTGGAAGCGacgagcagcagaaacagaagcAGGACAGCGCCCTGAAGGAGTGGTACGAAAGAGAGCTGGAGATGGTTCAGCAGAAAAGCAAGAAGGAGATGGAAGAGCTGAGGACAAAGCTGGAGCtggagaaagagagggagaaacTGGCAAAGGATCGGGAGAAGGCCCTGAGGCAGGAGATTGAGAGGAAGAGGTCGCAAGAGGTCGTGAGACTGACGGAGAtggagaagaggaagagagaggcAATCCAGGAGAGGCTGGATAAAGTCACCAAAATGTTGGAGGAGCAGATTCAGCGGGAGGAGACGATGGGACGATCCATGGAGGAGAAGATCCAGAAGGACAAGGCGGAAAACGAAAGAAAGGAGAGGGAGCGGGAGCTTCAGCAGATCCAAATGGAGCAGGTGCTCAGACAGACCGAGGAGATGGAGAGACACGCTCTGCAGGGAGAGCTGGACAAGCTCTGCCAGCGGCTGGAGGAGCTGagcaggaaggaggaggagaggaagaggcaaATGCACGATGTCCTCCGACGGGAGCGGGAGGAGAGTCAAAGGGAGCTGGAGCTGCAGATGGAGCACCTGAAGGCGGAAAAGCGAAGAACCGAGGCCTTCAAGCGGGAGCTGAAGTTCCTGAAGATCAAGATcgagcagcagaaacagtgcGAGGAGCGCTTGAAAAAACTGCTGGACGAGAACCTGCTGAAGGAGAGGGAAAACTGCGACAAGGAAATCTCCTCGCTGAAGAGGCTGTGCGGCCAAAAGTGTGCCGAGATGCTGGAGAAGAGATCCGCCGAGACGCCTTTCAGGGCGAGAAGTGTTGTCGGCTACGTGCAGGAGATGGGACTGCTGGGCCTGAACGCAGCTCTGGAGAAAGTGGGAACTCCGTGCTGCATTCAGTAA